The Solanum pennellii chromosome 11, SPENNV200 genome contains a region encoding:
- the LOC107004911 gene encoding 50S ribosomal protein L9, chloroplastic codes for MASWGSSSCLQKYSLTKNPFSETVKFSERTSILTIVAQKKAKKVRKIILKEDISQLGKKGDLLDVKAGFFRNYLLPLGKAQIVTAALIKEMKMEDEKIEAEKQRVKDEAQQLARIFETIGAFKVKRKGGKGKQIFGSVTAQDLVDIIKAQIQRDVDKKIVNLPEIRETGEYIAELKLHPEVTARVRLTVYAS; via the exons ATGGCGTCATGGGGTTCATCTTCTTGTCTCCAAAAGTACAGCTTAACCAAAAACCCATTTTCCGAAACAGTGAAATTTTCAGAAAGAACTTCAATTTTAACAATTGTTGCTCAGAAAAAAGCCAAGAAAGTTCGAAAG ATAATACTGAAAGAGGATATTTCACAGTTGGGTAAAAAGGGAGACCTTTTGGATGTTAAAGCTGGATTCTTTAGGAATTATTTGCTACCATTGGGCAAAGCTCAAATTGTGACAGCTGCACTTATCAA GGAAATGAAGATGGAAGACGAGAAAATTGAGGCTGAAAAACAACGG GTGAAAGATGAGGCACAACAGCTTGCTCGAATTTTTGAAACTATTGGAGCCTTCAAGGTGAAGCGTAAGGGTGGGAAAGGAAAGCAAATATTTGGAAG TGTCACTGCTCAGGATCTCGTTGATATTATAAAAGCACAGATACAGAG GGACGTGGACAAGAAAATTGTCAATCTGCCTGAGATTCGAGAAACCGGAGAATATATTGCTGAATTGAAGCTGCATCCAGAAGTTACAGCTAGAGTAAGGTTGACAGTGTATGCCAGTTGA
- the LOC107004230 gene encoding protein SENSITIVE TO PROTON RHIZOTOXICITY 2 — protein MIQGTSSSANNPQNIPLYSSNHHHNNNIQEDIFSSSSSYQQNSFLFNLSLLKEKVHQVQSLATMFITPDNQTIIHPPPESIYMIIANMGTLIQEIITTSSSLMFSCQKIVLDSTSLSQNSSRYREPSQNDVGHGQGQGQGQVDHLLQDYDWYVDNYNSNCNTHEDNKNHVTSSSTIIASSTISHDNYYSKEFGKKELLLSTSKGKVVIEENNYDIVELDASDLLAKYTHYCQICGKGFKRDANLRMHMRAHGDEYKSSAALSNPMKRINDLTSDGSLKSSSNTIKYSCPQEGCRWNKKHAKFQPLKSMVCVKNHYKRSHCPKMYVCKRCNKKSFSVLSDLRTHEKHCGDLKWQCSCGTTFSRKDKLMGHVSLFVGHTPLIKQSAR, from the coding sequence ATGATTCAAGGTACAAGTAGTAGTGCTAATAATCCACAAAACATAccattatattcatcaaatcatcatcataataataatattcaagaagatatattttcttcttcttcttcttatcaacaaaattcatttttattcaacTTATCTCTTCTCAAAGAGAAAGTTCATCAAGTTCAATCACTTGCCACCATGTTCATTACTCCGGATAATCAAACGATTATTCACCCTCCTCCTGAGTCAATATATATGATCATCGCGAATATGGGAACTTTGATCCAAGAAATCATCACAACTTCTTCTTCCCTCATGTTTTCTTGCCAAAAGATTGTCCTCGACTCTACCTCACTCAGTCAAAATTCAAGTAGATATCGCGAACCATCTCAAAATGATGTTGGTCATGGTCAAGGTCAAGGTCAAGGTCAAGTTGATCATTTGCTACAAGATTATGATTGGTATGTGGACAATTACAATTCTAATTGTAACACTCATGAAGATAATAAAAACCATGTTACTAGTAGTAGTACTATTATAGCTAGTAGTACTATTAGTCATGATAATTACTATAGTAAAGAATTTGGAAAAAAGGAATTATTATTGAGTACTTCAAAAGGTAAAGTTGTgattgaagaaaataattatgatattGTTGAGTTAGATGCATCTGATTTATTGGCAAAGTATACACACTATTGTCAAATTTGTGGTAAAGGGTTTAAAAGAGATGCAAATTTGAGAATGCATATGAGGGCTCATGGAGATGAATATAAATCTAGTGCTGCATTGAGTAATCCTATGAAGAGAATCAACGATTTAACGAGTGATGGATCGTTGAAATCAAGTAGTAACACGATTAAATATTCGTGTCCTCAAGAAGGTTGTAGGTGGAACAAGAAGCACGCGAAGTTTCAACCATTGAAATCAATGGTGTGTGTGAAGAATCATTACAAGAGAAGTCATTGTCCTAAAATGTATGTGTGTAAGAGATGCAACAAGAAGAGTTTTTCTGTGTTGTCTGATCTTAGAACTCATGAGAAACATTGTGGTGATTTGAAATGGCAATGTTCATGTGGTACTACTTTTTCAAGAAAAGATAAGCTTATGGGGCATGTATCTTTATTTGTTGGACACACTCCACTTATTAAACAAAGTGCAAGATAG
- the LOC107004515 gene encoding histone H2B.2: protein MAPKAEKKPAEKKPTEEKKAEKTPKAGKKLPKESGSSGADKKKKKSKKSIETYKIYIFKVLKQVHPDIGISSKSMGIMNSFINDIFEKLAQESSRLARINKKPTITSREIQTAVRLVLPGELAKHAVSEGTKAVTKFTSS from the coding sequence ATGGCACCAAAAGCAGAGAAAAAGCCAGCAGAGAAGAAGCCAACTGAGGAGAAAAAGGCTGAAAAAACCCCAAAAGCAGGGAAGAAGTTACCGAAAGAATCAGGTTCTTCTGGTGCtgataagaagaagaagaaatctaaGAAGAGTATTGAAACCTACAAGATCTATATCTTCAAGGTTTTGAAACAAGTTCACCCAGATATTGGTATCTCAAGCAAATCTATGGGGATTATGAACAGTTTCATCAATGATATATTTGAGAAACTTGCTCAGGAGTCATCAAGATTGGCTAGGATTAACAAGAAGCCTACAATTACTTCAAGGGAAATTCAGACTGCTGTTAGGCTTGTTTTGCCTGGTGAGTTGGCTAAACATGCTGTTTCTGAAGGAACTAAAGCTGTTACTAAGTTTACTAGTTCTTAG
- the LOC107004514 gene encoding pheophorbide a oxygenase, chloroplastic, with amino-acid sequence MVSSLLLPTPQILSISSSLQSSLPFKPHNFLQITRKKNRLISSPLRVAAPPTTTTTPEEEKLDSKSSDIEDTENDEQDSSSKFSWRDHWYPVSLVEDLDPSLPTPFQLLNRDIVIWFDKSGSQWVALDDKCPHRLAPLSEGRLDENGDLQCSYHGWSFNGCGSCTRIPQAASQGPEAKAFQSPRACATRFPTMVSQGLLFVWPDENGWERAQATKPPTLPEDFDKPEFATVTIQRDLFYGYDTLMENVSDPSHIDFAHHKVTGRRDRAKPLPFKMEASGPWGFAGANNDKPKITAKFVAPCYSMNKIEIDTKLPIVGDQKWVIWICSFNVPMAPGKTRSIVCSARNFFQFTVPGPAWWQVFPRWQEHWTSNKVYDGDMIVLQGQEKVFLSKSKENGTDVNKEYTKLTFTPTQADRFVLAFRNWLRRHGNSQPEWFGSTDNQPLPSTVLSKRQMMDRFEQHTLKCSSCKKAYYTFEKLQKLLIGSVVVCCASAGIPADVNLRIILGSLAIISAGLAYILHELQKNFIFVDYVHAEID; translated from the exons ATGGTTTCTTCTCTGTTACTACCAACTCCTCAAATTCTTTCAATTTCATCTTCCTTACAGTCTTCACTACCTTTCAAACCTcataattttcttcaaattacaAGGAAAAAAAACAGGCTAATTTCATCTCCTCTTAGAGTAGCTGCAcctccaacaacaacaacaacacctgAAGAAGAGAAGCTAGATTCAAAATCTAGTGATATTGAAGATACAGAAAATGATGAACAAGATTCGTCGTCGAAATTCTCTTGGAGAGATCATTGGTACCCAGTTTCATTGGTTGAAGATCTCGACCCGAGTTTACCCACACCGTTTCAGCTACTGAATCGTGATATAGTTATCTGGTTTGATAAATCTGGATCTCAGTGGGTTGCTTTAGATGACAAATGCCCTCATCGTCTTGCTCCTTTATCT GAAGGGAGATTAGATGAAAATGGTGATTTGCAGTGTTCATATCATGGATGGTCATTTAATGGATGTGGTTCTTGTACAAGGATACCTCAAGCTGCATCTCAAGGACCTGAAGCTAAAGCTTTTCAGTCTCCAAGAGCTTGTGCTACTAGATTTCCTACTATGGTTTCTCAAGGATTACTCTTTGTTTGGCCTGATGAAAATGGATGGGAGAGAGCTCAGGCAACAAAGCCCCCTAC GTTGCCTGAAGATTTTGATAAGCCTGAGTTTGCAACAGTGACAATTCAGCGTGATTTGTTTTATGGCTATGACACTCTCATGGAGAACGTCTCTGATCCTTCTCACATTGATTTTGCACACCACAAG GTAACTGGAAGGCGAGACAGAGCAAAGCCCTTGCCATTCAAGATGGAGGCATCTGGACCTTGGGGTTTTGCTGGTGCCAACAATGATAAACCAAAAATTACTGCAAAATTTGTCGCACCTTGTTACTCAATGAATAA AATAGAGATCGACACAAAGCTTCCAATCGTGGGTGATCAGAAGTGGGTGATATGGATTTGTTCCTTTAATGTACCTATGGCACCAGGAAAGACCCGGTCAATTGTTTGTAGTGCTCGAAACTTCTTCCAGTTTACAGTGCCTGGGCCTGCTTGGTGGCAG GTTTTTCCAAGATGGCAAGAACACTGGACTTCAAATAAGGTGTATGACGGGGATATGATTGTTCTTCAAGGTCAAGAAAAAGTCTTTCTTTCAAAGTCGAAGGAAAATGGTACTGATGTCAACAAAGAGTatacaaaactcacatttacacCTACTCAAGCTGATCGTTTCGTCTTGGCATTCCGAAATTGGCTTAGACGGCATGGCAATAGTCAACCTGAATGGTTTGGTAGCACAGACAACCAACCACTGCCATCTACTGTCTTATCCAAACGCCAG ATGATGGACAGATTCGAACAACATACACTCAAATGTTCATCTTGCAAAAAGGCTTACTACACATTCGAGAAGTTACAAAAGTTACTGATTGGCTCAGTAGTGGTATGCTGTGCATCTGCAGGCATCCCTGCAGATGTTAACCTACGAATTATCTTGGGTTCATTAGCAATTATAAGTGCTGGGTTAGCATACATTCTACACGAATTACAGAAAAATTTCATCTTTGTTGATTATGTACATGCTGAAATTGACTAA